In the genome of Fluviispira vulneris, one region contains:
- a CDS encoding mannose-1-phosphate guanylyltransferase, translating into MTQHDVFEKDQNIYSIILCGGSGTRLWPLSRKSFPKQFLTLGGAKKSLLELSIERIKNISPISRRWLVTAKGQENLCTNQVSNQIAKMIIEPEARNTAPAIALSAWRLMQEDPEAIMVILSSDHAIQNIRSFEQTISDAIQLAKNNFFVTVGIQPTYPATGFGYIEQGLPLDKDGNILSPQKLTEVTATGYSVRSFREKPNQAAAEQFLRTKKYLWNAGIFVWKTKTFWNAFSHIQPETAALIESINNDNLNEIYGKIENSPIDIAFIEQTSHVACIPANFDWNDVGSWSAVRECFEQDSQGNTLSGEIFTHETKNSVIHTTGPFVSVVGMENVAVIATNDAVLVMPLARSQDVKKVVQHLEQKNTKLL; encoded by the coding sequence ATGACTCAACACGATGTATTTGAAAAAGATCAAAATATTTATTCAATTATCTTGTGTGGCGGCTCAGGCACACGCCTCTGGCCACTCTCACGTAAATCGTTTCCAAAACAGTTTTTAACCTTGGGTGGTGCAAAAAAATCACTGCTCGAACTCTCTATTGAGCGCATAAAAAATATTTCACCTATCAGCAGACGCTGGCTTGTCACAGCTAAAGGACAAGAAAATCTGTGCACAAATCAAGTTTCAAACCAAATTGCCAAAATGATTATTGAACCCGAAGCACGCAACACAGCCCCAGCAATTGCATTGAGCGCTTGGCGTCTTATGCAAGAAGATCCTGAAGCAATCATGGTTATCTTATCGTCAGACCATGCCATTCAAAATATCCGTTCCTTCGAACAAACTATTTCCGATGCAATTCAACTCGCTAAAAATAATTTTTTTGTCACTGTTGGCATTCAACCAACCTATCCTGCAACTGGATTTGGTTATATAGAGCAAGGACTTCCTTTGGATAAAGATGGAAATATTCTCTCTCCACAAAAATTAACTGAAGTCACCGCTACAGGTTATAGCGTGCGCAGTTTTCGGGAAAAACCCAATCAAGCTGCTGCGGAACAATTTTTACGCACAAAAAAATATCTTTGGAATGCAGGAATATTTGTTTGGAAAACAAAAACTTTTTGGAATGCATTTTCCCATATTCAACCTGAAACTGCCGCATTAATTGAATCTATTAATAATGATAATCTAAATGAAATATATGGAAAAATAGAAAACTCTCCCATCGATATAGCATTTATTGAACAAACGAGTCACGTCGCATGTATCCCAGCAAATTTTGATTGGAATGATGTTGGTTCTTGGTCTGCCGTGCGTGAATGTTTTGAACAAGACAGCCAAGGTAACACACTCTCAGGGGAAATCTTTACTCATGAAACAAAAAATAGCGTAATCCATACAACAGGGCCATTTGTTTCTGTAGTTGGTATGGAAAATGTTGCTGTTATAGCTACAAATGATGCTGTTTTAGTCATGCCTCTTGCCCGCAGTCAAGATGTTAAAAAAGTCGTGCAACACCTTGAACAAAAAAACACAAAGTTACTTTAA